From Roseburia hominis, the proteins below share one genomic window:
- a CDS encoding heavy metal translocating P-type ATPase translates to MTRKQKKMLVRILVSAALLLVLQSISAETFNQIDGYLFPSAGRLLRLVCYLVDYFIIGYDILRKAIKGILNKQVFDENFLMAVATIGAMALAIYENGEYLEAIAVMLFYQVGEWFQGYAVGKSRRNISALMDIRPDYANVEREGRLEQVDPDEVGIGSVIVVQPGEKVPIDGIVVNGSSSLNTSALTGESLPREVKAGDEIISGCINMTGVLKIQTTKEFGESTVSKILDLVENASSRKSKSEDFISKFARIYTPAVCYSALALAILPPVIRMFFMGIPADWSVWIYRALTFLVISCPCALVISIPLSFFAGIGGASQEGVLVKGSNYLEILSQTRYVVFDKTGTLTQGVFEVNGIHHNEMDAKKLVEYAALAESASSHPISKSLQRAYGKEPDRTRVSDIQEISGNGIIAKVDGMEVAAGNAKLMKHLKIRYIDCHQTGTIIHMAIDGKYAGHIVISDIVKPHSKDAISALKTSGVEKTVMLTGDAKKVADQVASSLGIDEVYSELLPADKVAKVEELLRMKTGKAKLAFVGDGINDAPVLSRADIGIAMGAMGSDAAIEAADIVLMDDDPMKISKAIRISRKCLRIVYQNIVLALGVKFACLILGAVGIANMYLAIFADVGVMILAVLNAIRCLFVKKL, encoded by the coding sequence CATCTCTGCGGAAACTTTTAATCAAATTGACGGATATCTGTTTCCCTCTGCAGGACGTCTGTTACGTCTCGTATGTTACCTGGTCGATTACTTTATCATTGGGTATGACATCTTAAGAAAAGCCATAAAGGGTATTTTGAACAAGCAGGTGTTCGACGAGAATTTCCTGATGGCAGTTGCGACCATTGGCGCTATGGCACTTGCCATTTATGAAAATGGCGAATATCTGGAAGCCATTGCCGTTATGCTGTTTTATCAGGTGGGAGAGTGGTTTCAGGGGTATGCGGTGGGAAAAAGCCGTCGGAATATCAGTGCTTTGATGGACATACGCCCTGATTACGCCAATGTAGAGCGTGAGGGAAGGCTTGAGCAGGTTGACCCTGACGAAGTTGGCATAGGAAGTGTCATCGTGGTTCAGCCGGGAGAAAAGGTGCCGATTGACGGCATCGTTGTAAATGGTTCTTCCAGCCTGAATACCAGTGCACTGACGGGGGAGAGCCTGCCGCGGGAAGTAAAAGCTGGTGATGAGATTATCAGCGGCTGTATCAATATGACAGGCGTTTTGAAGATTCAGACTACAAAAGAATTTGGGGAATCTACGGTATCTAAGATCTTGGATCTGGTGGAGAATGCAAGCTCCAGAAAGTCCAAATCAGAAGATTTCATCTCGAAATTTGCCAGGATTTATACGCCGGCAGTATGTTACAGTGCTTTAGCGCTGGCTATCCTGCCGCCTGTGATTCGAATGTTCTTTATGGGTATTCCTGCGGATTGGAGCGTTTGGATTTACAGGGCATTGACCTTCCTTGTTATCAGCTGTCCGTGTGCGCTTGTGATCAGTATTCCTTTAAGCTTCTTTGCAGGAATCGGCGGGGCGAGCCAGGAGGGTGTTCTGGTAAAGGGCTCCAATTATCTGGAGATTTTATCACAGACCCGGTATGTTGTGTTTGATAAGACCGGAACTCTGACACAGGGCGTTTTTGAGGTCAACGGAATCCATCACAATGAGATGGATGCCAAAAAGCTGGTGGAATATGCCGCGCTGGCAGAAAGCGCGTCTTCTCATCCAATCAGTAAGAGTCTGCAGCGGGCTTATGGAAAGGAACCGGACCGTACCCGTGTCAGCGATATTCAGGAGATCAGCGGAAATGGTATCATTGCGAAAGTGGATGGTATGGAGGTTGCCGCCGGTAACGCTAAACTGATGAAACATTTGAAGATTCGGTACATTGACTGTCATCAGACCGGAACGATTATCCATATGGCAATAGATGGAAAGTATGCGGGACATATTGTGATCTCTGATATTGTAAAGCCTCATTCCAAAGATGCTATTTCTGCATTGAAGACATCAGGTGTGGAAAAAACAGTGATGTTGACAGGAGATGCGAAAAAGGTGGCTGACCAGGTGGCATCTTCCCTTGGTATTGATGAGGTATACAGCGAGCTGCTTCCGGCAGACAAAGTAGCCAAAGTGGAAGAACTTCTGCGGATGAAGACAGGTAAAGCGAAATTGGCCTTTGTAGGTGATGGGATTAATGATGCCCCTGTACTGTCCCGTGCAGACATTGGTATTGCTATGGGAGCTATGGGTTCTGATGCGGCTATTGAAGCGGCAGACATTGTGCTGATGGATGATGACCCGATGAAAATATCGAAAGCGATTCGGATTTCCAGAAAATGCCTACGGATCGTTTATCAGAATATCGTACTGGCTTTGGGCGTTAAGTTTGCCTGCCTGATATTGGGTGCTGTGGGTATTGCCAATATGTATCTGGCTATTTTTGCAGATGTGGGCGTCATGATTC